In Lathyrus oleraceus cultivar Zhongwan6 chromosome 2, CAAS_Psat_ZW6_1.0, whole genome shotgun sequence, the DNA window TCGTCAGTCCGGTCATAATCGTACAAATTGTCCTAGTGTTGGACCAAGTACAACAACATAATTTCAATTGTAACCCTTTTGCTTTATATTGAAAACAACATTCATTTAATGAATATCATAAGATTTAGTTACAAAAACTtgaaacaaaaattaaacaataattaaacaactacaacaaataaaataacatcacaaacaaatacaacacataaacaacataGTTATGCGATTACAACAATCAAGACAATTTTGTGAGAAGTATACATCAATTATCATGTGAACGTCTCTGTTAGTTTTAACATCCACCCAAaaacgaacttctccattttggttgaacgtggtATCAAGCCATTGATTTCTTATGATCTTTTCACCCTTTACAATGTCTTCATCTAACCAACGATTCAATGTCCTGTTAAGATGTTCGAACATATCTACATTCCAAAGTCGGATCTTTATCGGAGGTTGCGCTGCTGAAAAaattaaatcgacatttctcttgtgaatataaggaCACATATATGAATATGAACATTTTAAAGAAACATGGAAGGAGAATGAAgaaaaattgaaggagatagtAAGAAGATGTATGAAAAATTATGGGAGGGTCATGCTGTATTTATAGATGGAGTGTAGAGCAATAGTCACATGGATTAGCGCCTACATAGACTGGACTATGCATGCACCACTATATGTGGCGCATACACATGCATGCACCACTTCTAATGGCGCCATGGACATGGATGTGCCAGTGCATGTGGCGCCTATGAATAATATTTTCATTGGATGCGTCAATGCACCTGATGCCTTTGTTACATGTTTTGGAAAAActgattattttgataaatatTTTTAAAGAATGGTTATTTTAGATATTTAATTAAAAAACTTGATTATTTAAAAAGAATCGATTTtgtttatataaaaaaaaattaattatgATAAGTAAgatttttaattaaaaaaaaaccaaaaatgAAAATTTAGTCCCGACAAAAAAAAATCTCGACATTTTTTAACCTAAAGATCAACCTATTGCATATCACATCAGTTTCATCTTCACTCATCTTAGCTTTGTAGTTTCATCTCTTCTCTCTCGCACCCAATTTCATCCCTGCTTTACTTTCAGGTAAAATTTCTATTTCATCTCTCTAATTTCACCGCTTTTCCACTCAAATTTTCATTCTAATGCTAAAAATTTACTTTAAAATTTTGGTGATTCGAGTTCCAATTTTAGGTTTTAATTTTCTTTCAGTGAATTGTATTTGGAATCTATGAACTAGGTTTGATTGAATTGGAAGTTTGCTATCAATTTGGATCTTGACGTCCCTGTTTCTGATGTTCTATTGTTATTAATATTTTTTGCCCTAGCTTTGAGTTTTGACCTAGATATATTCAAAAGATCTAAACTTTCTCACCCCTTTAAGCTGGGCTAGTATAATTTCGGTCTCTTATGTGTTGTAATTGATATTGATTGAGTTTGGTTACATGTAGGTTACAACCTAGCAATATAGTTATAGTGTGTAACGATCCAGTTTTTCTGTTTTATAAGTGAAGTTTGTTGTGATTTCTTCACTTTTGTAGGATTTTCATATGGCTGATTCGAAACAAGGATTGAGGAAGCCGGTGTTTACTAAGGTTGATCAGCTTCGCCCAGGGACCAGCGGACACACTGTAACTGTGAAGGTTGTTGATACTAAGATGGTGATGCAGAGAGGTCGTCCTGATGGACCTCAATCCCGTCAAATGCGAATTGCTGAGAGTTTGGTTGGTGATGAGACTGGAGTGATTATAGTTACTGCAAGAAATGATCAGGGTATGCATGTTATTATTTATAATCTTATACAAGTTTTCCCTACTGCATCATGGTGTTGCACTGCCATAGTATTTTTAGAATCTTGGGAATTTTATTTTGGGGATAGAAgaagatttttcttttattattttgcATGGGGTATTTATTTTCCAAGTGTTGTGTTTTATTTTTTCAGTTTCGTGGGCATCTTTCTTATGTGTTTTGATGTCTGTTACTTCAAAGGAAACTCACGCATAAGTGTTTTATTTTGTCAGCATGTGTAATTTGTGTTTAATGTTTGTATTGTGAACGAAAACGCTAACGTCTAAAGTCATTTAGGTTAAATCATTGCAGATGCATTTTTTAAAAATCTATCTAGATCTCTATCTAGATCTTAAAATCTTAAGATATTACGATCTCACTCATCCCCAACGATCCGGATCTTAAGTAGAATCGTGTATTGTACCAAATTGTGAAAAAAATTGTAAAATCATTGATTTTGTACAATCTTTTCCACTTTCGGCCATGATTGGTCGTTTTCCAGTCACCGCCATTAAATGGAGAGAAGGATGACAACATGCAGAGATGCAACAATTACAGTTCGACGGGGATGAATGTGTGCCTTTTGAAATGATGAAGTTTTAGACTTAGGGTTTAGAGAATAAGCATCTCACTTGTAGGGTTTGTTTTAACAAATTGACTTATGATTTCCTAGTAATTGACCAAATAATCTCTAATGTCTAACAAATGTTCCATGTGGTAATAATTTAGTATAAAAACTCAATCATACATGTCCATAGAATATGAAAAAGAGTCATTTTCTCACGAAAACACTTGCCTACTAACATATATCATGTAAAAATACTTTAAATATATACTATTATTTTTCATTTTAGTAGGATCTTGCGATTTTAGTTGCGATCTTATGTTTTACGATCTTGTTAGCCCCCTCTCGACCTTACAAAAATAATTGGGTAGGATCTTCCGGTTATAGCTGCGATTTTATTTTTACGATCTTGTTATTCTCTCCCAATCTTATGTAAGATCTCGATATTGACAACCTTGCTTGCAGTAACTGCTACTAGACATTGGGTTAGGCCTAATTTAGCCCTAAAGGCTAGGTTATACAGTGAGGATAGTCCCAAGTCATATAAATACTACTTTTATCACATTTCTAATTGATGTGGAATCTGGGCACACCTCCATCTGGAGTGTGAATAAATGTCGGTGGCCGATTAGCAATGCTGAGTTCTATGTTGTCAATTACATAAAGTAACAATGCTATCGGGGCGAATTGTCGCCCCCACATGCGGTGCTGCGTCCCAAAACTGATTAGTAGCTGTTGATGTCACTTTCGCATCGCAGGATGGCATTGTGTTTGGCATTTTGCAAATGCCGTATTGCCCCCACATTGTGATACTGTTTAGGGTTCCAAAAAAACCAGCATTCCCCTTAAAATTGAACCATAATAATAACTAAGAAATATAAAAATAATCGAAGATAATATAAGATGTTCTAAGATAGGAAACTAGCTCTATTAGATAATCTAAGGAAAGAGGATATGATAATCTAAGAAAGGAAACTGATCCTATAAGATAATCGAAGAAAGGAAGCTGATCCTATGAGGCAATCCAAGATACCATAAAATAATATCAAGATATTACAATATATTCTAAGACCTGCTTTGATTCTTATATAAATTTTTAGGTTCATATTTAATTTAGTCTCAATAATTACAATAACGTTCTAAATCTCTATCTCATGGGAAACTAAGAAAGGCAGTCATTTTTGTTGCTGTTCTTTTTTGGTATTTTGACCCAAAAAGCTATGTCTGACATCTCCATTAGCAATTTCTAGCACTAGATTCAACCGCATAAATATTTTGTTGCATTAATTTTTTGtagaaattaaaataataaatatcaTATCCTACACGTGGTTATCATATTTGAACCATTTTGGTCACTTGACTGCAAATGTATATAAGTCCTGTTTAGTAGCATTTGGTACCTCACAACACATCTAGATTTGAAAGCTCAGAGACTTGGTAACACTTTTTAACTATGTATTTTCAAATTTGGTTTGTGCGCACCCGAACCTAAGCCTGTTGCAACCCAATCGTAAACAGCCAACAGAGAAGGCAATTTCTGAACAGCCTGAGTCTTGTGATTAGCCTGTAAGGATCAAATCACATTCTAGAGTTTGTTGCTTCACTAACTTATTGCAGTTGAATGCAAAAATCTTTATTGTAAATAAGTTTATTATTGATTAGATTTTTTTCCTAAATAGTTATTAGCATTTTTGGCCATGAGATACGCTGTGTTTGTTATTTTTGTTGATCTGAATGATTCTGAACAAATAAGAATTCGTTGATTTTTTTGGCTTAAAATGTTACATGAAAACCAAGAAGTTTTTTAATTTACTATGGATATGTTGAATTGGAGGGTAAAATAATAAAAAGTAATTCTTCATTTACTTGGGTGACATAGGCTGATTACTTACCGCTGATGTATAAATATTTTAGTGCTTCGGTATGTGAACTTATCTTGTAGTAATTTTTTTGGTCAGAAATATTAAATCCTTTTGAACATATAACCGAATTCGGTTTTAGATTTTTTGTTTTTAAAGAGAAGAAAAAAGAACCATCTTCTTTACTAATGCTAATCAATTATGCAGATGCAAGATTTTCTCGTTTGTATGCTTTGAAATTTGAAAGCATCTTTATTTCACTCTGAAACTATCTTTTTTAGAGAGAAGAAAATATATTTATTTCACCCTAAGGAAGTAAGATATCAGTAGGTGCAAATTTCAAAAGCAGGAGAGTAGTTCCTTGCATGAACAGAACAACGTAGAAATTCTGGAGATGCACAGAATCTCCATCCAAAAGTCCAAAATACACTCCCTTTCCCTTTTCCTCTTGAGTAAGCTTTTAAAGTTTGGAAACAACCCCAAAAATCTGTTATAGAAGTGAGTATTATCCAAATCTTTATAACGACTACTTTGACCCCATCTCTACTCTCTTATCATGTGTGATCTTAACATGCTCCCAATAACAAATCTAGGACAACTCGAAAAGCTTGCTCAAGAGGCTATTTAAGGGCTACTTAGGCCACATCTTTGGCACTGTTATCGAAAATCAACATCTACCCCTTGGGAGCTTTGAAGCATCATTTTTTTAATGTGTCTTTTCTCCTTTTTGTTTACCATTATTTTGCATATAACCATTTTTCTTGTAGTATTCTATTTTCTgctttattttttttttcatttgttgCTCTATTTCTTTCTTTTGCATATTACCATTTCCATTCTATTCATTTTGCGTTttattttcttctctttttctgTATTTGCTCCATTTTTCAATTTGTCAGCCATGCATTTGCCATAGGGGCTTTTATGCATCAACCATATTTATATGGTGGAATTTTGGCCTGCCATTATAATGCACCATCAAT includes these proteins:
- the LOC127119323 gene encoding uncharacterized protein At4g28440; translated protein: MADSKQGLRKPVFTKVDQLRPGTSGHTVTVKVVDTKMVMQRGRPDGPQSRQMRIAESLVGDETGVIIVTARNDQVDLMKEGSTIILRNAKIDMFKGSMRLAVDKWGRIEVTEPATFTVKEDNNLSLIEYELVNVVVE